The following are encoded in a window of Verrucomicrobiota bacterium genomic DNA:
- a CDS encoding Uma2 family endonuclease produces MVLDEKALCASSRNDYEPDVVFFAKSRARAFTPDQSLFPVPDLVVEVLSPSTQANDRGVKFDDYERSGVREYWLINPERRTVEIFHCKEGRFERQGAHASGSLESLVLTRFKVEIASLFDS; encoded by the coding sequence TTGGTCCTCGACGAGAAGGCTTTGTGCGCCTCTTCCCGTAACGATTACGAGCCGGATGTGGTGTTTTTCGCAAAATCCCGCGCCCGGGCGTTCACCCCGGACCAGTCGCTGTTTCCCGTGCCGGACCTGGTGGTCGAGGTTCTTTCCCCGTCGACCCAGGCCAACGACCGTGGCGTTAAATTCGACGACTACGAGCGCAGCGGGGTCCGGGAATATTGGCTTATCAATCCGGAACGGCGGACGGTGGAGATTTTTCATTGCAAGGAGGGACGTTTTGAGCGGCAAGGCGCCCACGCGAGCGGAAGCTTGGAATCGCTGGTGCTCACCCGTTTCAAGGTTGAGATC